Proteins found in one Hippopotamus amphibius kiboko isolate mHipAmp2 chromosome 12, mHipAmp2.hap2, whole genome shotgun sequence genomic segment:
- the LOC130833368 gene encoding olfactory receptor 6C74-like → MRNHTRVTVFILAGLTDDPQLKVILFIFLLLTYLLSITGNVVIITLTLVDPHLKTSMYFFLRNFSFLEISYTTICIPNWLVMMATGDKTISYNGCVAQVFFVFLLGASEFYLLAAMSYDRYVAICKPLHYTSIMNSKICIQLVFCSWLAGFFTIFIPLLLGLQLDFCASNIVDHFYCDTIALMQISCSDTQLVETVGFISAAVTLVVTLLMVIISYTYIALTILKMPSAHQRKKAFSTCSSHMVVISLSYGSCIFIYVKPSVKERISFSKGITVLNTSVAPLLNPFI, encoded by the coding sequence ATGAGAAACCACACCAGAGTGACAGTGTTTATCCTGGCAGGTCTGACTGATGACCCACAATTGAAAGTTATATTATTTATCTTCCTACTTCTCACCTACTTGCTAAGCATCACTGGCAACGTGGTCATCATCACACTCACCCTGGTGGATCCTCACCTCAAGAcctctatgtattttttccttcggAATTTCTCCTTCTTAGAAATTTCCTATACTACTATATGCATCCCTAATTGGTTGGTGATGATGGCAACTGGGGACAAAACCATTTCCTATAATGGATGTGTTGCTCAAGTGTTTTTTGTCTTCCTTCTTGGAGCGTCTGAATTTTACTTGCTGGCAGCCatgtcctatgaccgctatgttgcCATCTGTAAGCCCCTGCATTACACAAGCATCATGAACAGTAAAATCTGCATTCAGCTTGTCTTCTGTAGCTGGCTTGCTGGCTTCTTTACCATCTTTATACCGCTCCTCTTAGGCCTACAGCTTGATTTCTGTGCCTCCAACATTGTTGATCATTTCTACTGTGATACAATTGCCCTCATGCAAATCTCCTGCTCAGACACACAGCTCGTTGAGACAGTGGGATTCATCTCAGCTGCGGTGACGCTTGTGGTCACATTGTTAATGGTGATAATATCATACACCTATATCGCATTAACAATTCTAAAAATGCCTTCAGCTCATCAGAGGAAAAAAGCTTTTTCAACGTGTTCTTCTCACATGGTTGTGATATCTCTTTCTTATGGCAGTTGCATCTTCATATATGTTAAACCTTCAGTCAAagaaagaatatctttttccaaggGAATTACAGTGCTCAATACCTCTGTTGCCCCACTTTTGAACCCTTTCATCTAA